Proteins encoded in a region of the Rhizobium sp. CC-YZS058 genome:
- a CDS encoding Gfo/Idh/MocA family oxidoreductase, which translates to MQPIKIAVVGVGKIARDQHLPSIAGNPGYALVAAASRHGSVEGIRNFTTIEDMLEAVPEIEAVSLCMPPRVRFEAAHAALSAGKHVFLEKPPGATLSEVAILEALAERKAVTLFTSWHSRFAPMVDRARAHLADKTIRRVEIFWHEDVRRWHPNQSWIWEAGGLGVFDPGINALSILTHILPEPVFVTGATFEVPENREAPIAAKIAFGSASGMVVEADMDWRLPGDRWDFVIETTEGEVVLGNGGARLTIGGVSQEDEREKEYPTLYERFHSLVTAGRSEVDVAPLRHIADIFMLGSRKTVEAFYD; encoded by the coding sequence ATGCAGCCCATTAAAATCGCGGTCGTCGGCGTCGGCAAGATTGCGCGTGACCAGCATCTTCCTTCGATCGCCGGCAATCCCGGCTACGCGCTGGTTGCCGCCGCGAGCCGGCATGGCAGCGTCGAAGGCATCCGCAACTTCACCACGATCGAGGACATGCTGGAAGCGGTGCCGGAGATCGAGGCTGTTTCGCTCTGCATGCCGCCGCGCGTGCGCTTCGAGGCCGCGCATGCGGCACTGAGCGCCGGCAAGCATGTCTTCCTCGAAAAGCCGCCGGGCGCGACCTTGAGCGAAGTGGCCATTCTGGAAGCGCTGGCCGAACGGAAGGCCGTGACGCTCTTTACGAGCTGGCACTCCCGTTTCGCGCCGATGGTCGACCGTGCGCGGGCGCATCTGGCCGACAAGACGATCCGGCGGGTGGAGATTTTCTGGCACGAGGACGTGCGGCGCTGGCATCCGAACCAGTCCTGGATCTGGGAGGCAGGCGGGCTCGGCGTCTTCGATCCCGGCATCAACGCCCTGTCGATCCTCACCCATATCCTGCCTGAACCGGTCTTCGTGACCGGCGCCACCTTCGAGGTGCCGGAAAACCGAGAGGCGCCGATCGCCGCCAAGATCGCCTTCGGCTCTGCCTCCGGCATGGTGGTCGAGGCCGACATGGACTGGCGCCTGCCCGGCGACCGCTGGGACTTCGTCATCGAGACGACGGAGGGCGAGGTGGTGCTCGGCAATGGCGGCGCGCGGCTGACCATCGGCGGCGTCTCGCAGGAAGACGAGCGCGAGAAGGAATATCCGACACTCTACGAGCGCTTCCACAGCCTCGTCACCGCCGGCCGCTCCGAAGTCGATGTCGCACCGCTCCGCCACATCGCCGATATCTTCATGCTCGGCAGCCGCAAGACGGTCGAGGCGTTCTACGATTGA
- a CDS encoding DNA polymerase III subunit chi has product MTEILFYHLTESRLDDALPPLVERSVARGWRVVVQTADEARRDALDEHLWTYREDSFLPHGTDAGPAPETQPVLLTALPDNANAATVRFLVDGAPPPPLDAYERVVFMFDGHNQPQLDAARTAWKRLKSEGHSLTYWQQTAEGRWEKKG; this is encoded by the coding sequence GTGACGGAGATCCTGTTCTACCACCTGACCGAGTCGCGCCTCGACGATGCCCTGCCGCCGCTCGTCGAGCGCAGCGTGGCGCGCGGCTGGCGGGTGGTGGTGCAGACTGCCGATGAGGCCCGGCGGGACGCTCTGGACGAGCACCTCTGGACCTATCGGGAGGACAGTTTTCTGCCCCATGGCACGGATGCCGGGCCGGCGCCGGAGACGCAGCCGGTGCTGCTTACCGCTTTGCCCGACAATGCCAATGCTGCGACCGTGCGCTTCCTGGTCGATGGCGCGCCACCGCCGCCGCTCGACGCCTATGAGCGCGTCGTCTTCATGTTCGACGGCCACAACCAGCCCCAGCTCGATGCCGCCCGCACCGCCTGGAAGCGGCTGAAGAGCGAGGGCCACAGCCTTACCTACTGGCAACAGACCGCCGAGGGGCGGTGGGAGAAGAAGGGCTAG